The following coding sequences lie in one Rothia sp. SD9660Na genomic window:
- a CDS encoding acyltransferase → MSSHRRTETSRVYWLDALRGLAIIAVVMGHINIGLMQAGLTNKDPEFFRALHTLLYLVHMPLFAFLFGLNIPSAWEKRQSWAYAGLRIWLFLYLYLVWTLIQGSFEVFGARFSNGETSWFDVLNIVYPLAHLWYLPWMIVIYTTLILLKPWRSVARAMSSICLFSIISWISWGVDYPEFYRRGIAIAIFAVIGALIGTERVKNLDSVKSALLLPLALTVSIIFVVLISVANHLTIPTLLDAEITLESKILGMLVSCLGIVSLLLWGNLLSRSVRMSFLEVIGTYSLQIYLMHLLFTPTLRILLMKVGVQDPWIIGAVSLIGGVGLPFICATVFYRQTSWIFDLPRGKSYRAKHSTKYNIHQF, encoded by the coding sequence ATGTCATCCCACCGTCGAACAGAAACATCGCGAGTCTATTGGCTTGACGCCTTACGGGGGCTAGCTATTATTGCTGTCGTGATGGGCCATATTAATATCGGTCTGATGCAAGCTGGTCTAACTAATAAAGATCCAGAATTCTTTCGGGCTCTTCACACTTTACTTTATCTAGTGCATATGCCTCTTTTTGCTTTTCTTTTTGGGCTCAATATTCCATCTGCATGGGAAAAAAGGCAGAGCTGGGCATATGCAGGACTCCGCATTTGGCTATTTCTTTACCTGTACCTAGTATGGACGCTAATCCAGGGCAGTTTTGAGGTCTTTGGTGCTCGTTTTTCAAATGGGGAAACTAGCTGGTTTGATGTTTTAAACATTGTATATCCGTTAGCTCATCTTTGGTACCTTCCTTGGATGATAGTGATTTATACAACACTTATATTACTTAAACCTTGGCGCTCAGTTGCAAGGGCAATGAGCTCAATCTGTCTATTCTCAATCATTAGCTGGATTTCTTGGGGAGTAGACTATCCCGAATTTTATCGTAGAGGTATCGCCATCGCTATTTTTGCAGTGATAGGGGCTCTCATAGGAACAGAAAGAGTTAAAAACCTGGATTCAGTAAAATCCGCTTTGCTTCTTCCTTTGGCTTTAACTGTTTCTATAATTTTTGTAGTTCTGATTAGTGTTGCTAATCATCTTACTATTCCAACGTTATTGGATGCTGAAATTACCCTAGAGAGTAAAATTCTTGGCATGTTAGTAAGTTGCTTAGGGATTGTCTCTTTACTCCTTTGGGGGAATCTTCTTTCTCGAAGTGTCCGTATGAGTTTCCTTGAAGTTATAGGTACTTATTCTCTTCAAATTTATCTTATGCACTTATTGTTTACTCCTACTCTCAGAATTCTTTTGATGAAGGTAGGAGTTCAAGACCCCTGGATTATTGGAGCAGTAAGTCTTATTGGGGGGGTAGGGCTTCCCTTTATCTGTGCGACTGTATTTTATCGACAAACCAGTTGGATTTTTGATCTGCCGCGTGGAAAATCCTACCGCGCAAAACATAGCACAAAATATAATATTCATCAATTCTAG
- a CDS encoding glycosyltransferase family 4 protein, translating into MKNIFIATNNGDIGGGEVMLLNIARALRALGKSVTIVGPTSPNELIEAAKDEGFSTVILPAHNRKSYVAQLRLWRYRNRQNLLWCNGLVPAFATAGLGPRIVHLHQLPQRLQKFAAKISSRGALGTLVPSEFMSEKISGTIVLPNWVSEVSTTPMSHNRDPQNITVGFLGRVSEIKGTDLLAQAIYHLNQSQNNFRFKLVIGGEARFVSDGTRDRVTDSLEKLEDNLVTLGWTEPADFFAQVDCVAMPSQWDEPFGLVAAEAMSAKVPLLVTRSGALPSIVGEEYPWIVERGNAKDIEWGLLDLAQNLTSSSNRLQKIVTDNYWRWYENFSPEAGKNGVKKVLEQLV; encoded by the coding sequence ATGAAGAATATTTTTATTGCCACTAATAACGGGGATATAGGCGGAGGAGAGGTAATGCTCCTCAACATTGCGCGTGCTCTTCGTGCTCTGGGTAAGTCTGTCACCATCGTGGGGCCTACATCTCCTAACGAACTTATCGAAGCCGCGAAGGATGAAGGATTCTCGACTGTTATCCTTCCAGCTCATAACCGTAAATCATACGTGGCTCAACTCCGCTTATGGCGCTACCGAAATAGACAAAATTTATTATGGTGCAATGGCCTAGTACCTGCTTTTGCAACAGCGGGGTTAGGCCCTCGTATCGTACACTTACACCAGTTACCGCAGCGGCTTCAAAAGTTCGCAGCAAAAATTTCTTCTCGAGGAGCTCTTGGCACCCTAGTTCCAAGCGAATTTATGTCAGAAAAAATATCTGGGACTATAGTCTTACCTAACTGGGTTTCGGAAGTTTCAACAACTCCGATGTCTCATAATAGAGACCCTCAAAACATTACTGTGGGTTTTCTTGGACGAGTTTCTGAGATCAAAGGTACGGACTTACTCGCGCAAGCGATTTATCATCTCAACCAGAGCCAAAATAATTTTAGATTCAAGCTTGTCATTGGGGGAGAAGCACGATTCGTGAGTGATGGAACCAGAGACAGAGTTACCGATTCTTTAGAGAAACTGGAAGACAATCTTGTAACCCTAGGATGGACTGAGCCCGCTGACTTTTTTGCTCAGGTAGATTGTGTCGCTATGCCTTCTCAATGGGATGAGCCTTTTGGACTAGTCGCTGCTGAAGCTATGAGTGCAAAGGTACCTCTTTTAGTTACTCGCTCAGGTGCGCTACCTTCTATAGTAGGAGAAGAATATCCCTGGATAGTTGAAAGAGGCAATGCCAAAGATATTGAGTGGGGGCTTCTCGACTTGGCACAAAATCTCACTTCTTCTTCTAATCGTCTTCAAAAAATTGTCACTGATAACTATTGGCGCTGGTATGAAAACTTCTCGCCAGAAGCTGGTAAAAATGGAGTTAAGAAAGTTCTAGAACAGCTAGTCTAA
- a CDS encoding glycosyltransferase family 2 protein encodes MKQYQYKAAVIIPTRGGSAKLHYPLDSLSQQTEKNFQVIVVVDGDIDNSANIVQEYIDSGKLNIELIVFEENQGRVSALNAGYNSADAEIIIRCDDDIQVKSDYIAQHISYHAGDREVGVMGLVHNKFPNTPHARAYGYYRDKKFREEAYTASADQIWHYWAANCSMSAATFAKIGGYDQRYRRYGWEDVDMGYMLYKAGIELVLSPDLEVNHFIAATTTAGRARRALHSGASRQIFVEKHGQGVIPEPNPQGIWGICVRFLASMSTEKTTQWFGSTIDSVADKLPQNIAEKFMALIIESASLAGIKYPNRAKVIF; translated from the coding sequence ATGAAACAATATCAGTATAAAGCTGCAGTTATTATTCCAACAAGAGGGGGCTCGGCTAAACTTCATTACCCGCTTGACTCTCTCTCTCAGCAAACTGAGAAAAACTTTCAAGTTATTGTAGTAGTCGATGGGGATATTGATAATTCTGCTAATATTGTTCAAGAATATATTGATTCTGGTAAGCTAAATATTGAACTCATTGTTTTTGAGGAGAATCAGGGAAGAGTTTCCGCTCTTAACGCTGGATATAATTCAGCTGATGCTGAGATTATTATCCGCTGTGACGATGATATTCAAGTTAAGTCCGATTACATTGCTCAGCATATCTCTTACCACGCGGGGGATAGAGAGGTTGGTGTAATGGGGCTTGTGCATAATAAATTCCCTAATACCCCTCATGCTCGCGCCTACGGCTATTACCGAGATAAAAAATTTCGTGAAGAGGCGTATACTGCATCAGCTGATCAAATCTGGCACTATTGGGCAGCCAACTGTTCTATGTCAGCTGCTACTTTTGCGAAAATTGGTGGATACGATCAACGTTATCGTAGGTATGGCTGGGAAGATGTTGACATGGGCTACATGCTGTATAAAGCAGGGATAGAACTTGTTCTCTCACCTGATCTAGAGGTCAACCATTTCATCGCAGCAACAACAACTGCTGGCCGAGCGCGCCGTGCTCTGCATTCTGGTGCTTCACGTCAAATATTTGTAGAAAAACATGGTCAAGGAGTAATTCCTGAACCTAATCCACAAGGAATATGGGGCATTTGTGTCCGCTTCCTAGCTTCTATGAGCACTGAGAAAACAACGCAATGGTTCGGTTCTACAATTGATTCTGTAGCTGATAAGCTACCTCAAAATATTGCAGAAAAATTTATGGCTCTCATAATCGAGAGTGCCAGTTTAGCAGGGATTAAATACCCTAACCGTGCAAAGGTCATTTTTTAA